CGACAGCTCCCACAGGATCGAGGTGAAGCTGATCAGAAGCAGCAGGCAGTAGAACAGCGTGTGCATCAGCTCGACGGCCCGCTCGGTGCTGACGCGGATATCCTCGGCGATCCGGCCGTCCGGGTTGTCATGCTCCCCCGGCAAATGCGTGATCAGATAGTGCCGCCCGTCGGCCATCCATTCGCCGATCAGCCGGCGGGTGAGCCAGTCGCGCCAGGCGATCTGGAGGCGCCGCTTGATGCGCAGATGGACCGTGACCACTGCGACATTGGCCGCCAGGATGGCGAAGAACGCGCCGATCAGCATCACGAAACGATGGAAGTTCCGCTGCTCCAGAGAATCGAAAAGCCGCTCGAACCAGAAATTGAGCGCGACGACCAGGATGACCTGTCCGCCGGTGAGAAGGACGAGGAATGCCGCGAGCGCTATGGCCCGCCATCTCTCCTCGCCGCTCCAGTACGGCAAGGCAAGGCGGGGCGAACTGGCCGAAAAGGACGAGCCAGTCGCGTAGATTCTCTCGAAAGGAGAGAAGGACCCCTCGCCCGCGCGCCATGACCTTCCTGCACACTCCCAGCTTCGGCGCAGCACCGCGCTACGGGTTCTTCCGACGACCTGCCCCGTGATTGGAAGCATTGCGCCGCGTTCTCCGGCGACGATAAGGCATGAGAGAACGCCTTGGGCCACGTCAAAAGGGGACCGATCGATCGAACAGCCTTCGCCCAGCATCACGGAAGCGCGACGTCGGCACAAGAGGGCGAGGGTCCTTCCCAAGGCATTCGCCAGCGACAATCCGGCGGGCTGACATGATCGAGGGGAGCCTGGGCCGCGGTGTGCCTCGCCCCCGAGGTGGCCTTCCCGCCGCGGCTCGACAATGCCGCCTGGGCGGGGACCTCGGCCGCCTTCGTCCGCCAGCCGAACCCGGGCGCATCGCTGCGCGGGTCCGATGCGCATTCCGGTGTTGTCAGGATTCTTTGCGCACGGGCGGCCGGATCGCACGAAGGGAGCGACCGCGATAGATGCCGCGGGCCGATGATACCAGCGCGTCGCCGCCGAGCAGCCACAGCGCGACCTTGATCCAGGCTTTCGCCATGTCCCAATAGAGTATCGGCGACATCCCGCCGACATGACTCCGATAGAGCCGAATCTGCTCCGCAATGCCTCGTGGCGCCCATTGCGGCCGGTTCGAGATTCCGCCCACCCGCATCCGGCAGACGACGAGATCGCCGATGTCCATCGGCTCCGCAAACATGAGTTCCCGCAGCAGGAAATCGAAGTCGCTGACAATCGAATAGCTCGTATCGAACCTGGCACCCCCCTCGAACAAGACGCGGCGATGAAAGACGCCCTGGTGCGGAAGGTTGAAACGACAGCTTCGGAAATCCCGCGCCGACCAGGACCGTCCCAGGATTTCCTGCACCCGCCCCGCGTCGTCGACCAGCAGAACCCGGCCATAGGCAATCCGGCAGTCTTGATCCGCGAGGGCGAGACGTGACACCGCGTCGGCAATGACGGTCGGGGATGCAAGCGCATCATCCGATCCGATGAAGAGAAGCCAGTCCCCTGTCGCCCGGACAACCGCCTTGTTCCATGCATCCGCAATGCCGCGATCCGGCTCGGAGAACCAGACGAGAGCCGCGCCGAAGGCTTCGCTGTAGCGGTGCAGGATTTCGGTCGAACCGTCGCTGGACGCCCCATCGGCCACGATCACTTCGATGTCCGTGAAGGTCTGGCCCGCGATGCTGTCAAGGCAGCGAGCGAGCACCGCGCCTCCGTTCAGACAAGCGATAACGATCGAGACCCGCATGGAGAGATATCACATCCGCTCGAAGGAGCGATCGCGAGGTATGCCCATAACCGCAGGCCGCCTGGCCTGACCCGTTCCGGGCCGGGCCGCCATAACCAAGGGGTCGCTTCGATCGGCGCAAGTCATCGGACTGTATTCCCGTCGTCACTGGTACCGGATCGATGATAGCGGGCAGGTCGCAACCGGTAAATCCAGCGTCCGCAGCCCTGTGTCCGGATTCTGGCGGCCGCCGGCCGACCGTGCTGCCCTTGCCGGGCGGGAGCATCGCCATTAGCGTGAGCCACGGGAGGGACCGCAATGCCGCCCTATCGGGAAATCGACGATCGACCCGCCGATATGGATTTCAGTGTCCTGATCTGCACCTACAACCGCGCCGAACTCCTCTCCGCCGCGCTCGAGCATATCGCGGCGCAGAGCGTCCCCACGGGTCTGCGATGGGAAGTCGTCGTCGTCGACAACAATTGCAGCGACCATACCGCCGATGTCGTCCGGCGCTTTGCTTCCGACCCGCGCATTCCCGCCTTGCGCTATGTCCAGGAGGGGCGGCAGGGCATCGCCTTTGCCCGCATGCGCTCCTTTCGCGAGGGCCGCGGCCATCTGATGGGCTGCGTGGATGACGATTGCCGGATCGCCCCCGACTGGATCGCGCAGGCGCTGGCGTTCGGCAGGAGCCATCCGCGCGCCGGAGCCTTCGGCGGGCGAAATCTCATCCTCTGGGAAAAGCCGCCCCCTGTCGTTGCCGAACTCTATGGCGAGAGCCTGGGCCGCCAGGATCTCGGCGATCTCGCCCTATGCCTCGCCCCCTCGGGTCGAACCTGCCTGGTCGGCGCAGGCCTGGTCGTCCGGCGCGCGGCACTGCTGGAGTCAGGCTGGCTCGAATCCCGGGTCCTGGTCGGCCGCTGCGGCGAAGAGCTCGGCGCGGGGGAGGACGCGGAGATCTATTTCCGCATCCGCAATGCGGGGTGGGAATGCTGGTACCTGCCCCATCTTCGGCTCGGGCATTTCATCCCCGAGCGGCGGACGACGCCGCACTATCTGCAGCGGCTGCATCGCGGCTTCGGCGAAGCGGAGGCCTTTCTCCTGACGCTGTCGCGGACGCCCGCCCCGACCCTCCGGGACCGCTTTTCCGCCGCAAGATGGTCACTCGCGGAGCTGGGCCGGGTGCTGGTGCGCTGGCCGCGCGGCTGGCTCGCCTACGAGAACGAGCGCCCGACCTGGGAAATCCGGATCCACTATGCCTGCGGCTGCCTCAAGGGCGCCCTTCGCTATTTGCTGTCGGTTCGCGCCTGATGAGGAAGACCGGGACGCCAGGGCCAGCGTCGGCGGCGGCGCGAGACGGCTTCGGCCGCGGCCGCCGGCCGCAGGTCGGCTCCGGCAAAGAGGCGCCGCACGGCGGACGGCAGCGCGTCGCGCAGGCTTTCGTCCAGATTGAACCGCGCATCGCCATAGTCGTGGCTATGGCCGCGCCGAAGATAGCAGATCGTGAGCATTGTCCGCGGCTCGTCGGTCTGGTTCGGCGTTCCCCGATGCAGCATGCCCGGATCGCGGATCAGCACGCTGCCGGGCTCCAGGACAATCCGGGTGGAGGGGAAATGCCGCGCGAACGCTTCCATCACCGGATTGGCACCGTCCTGCATGTCGTCGGAAAGTCCGTAGCGCGCGAGCATGGCCGGCTGCCAGAGATGCGTGCCCGTCGGCCAGACCTCCAGCGGCCCGTTGTCGAGGCCGCAGGGCGTCAAGGGGACATTGAGAATATAGGCGCAAGGCTCGGCCACGCCGGCCGCCGAAAGCTCGCGGTGCGGCGCCTGCAGCATCGATCCGCGAATGCAGCTGTCGCTCGATACGAACTTGCAGAAGAAATCCTTGCCGATCAGCTCTTCGAGCAGGGGCGTGATCAGCGGGTTGGCGAGCAACATCTCGCTGTCGAAGGGCGGGCGAAGCTTGGGGAAGATCCGCCAGCGCGCCGCCCGCTCCCAGAAGACCGCCCGCTCCTGCGCCGAGACCTGGTACCAGCTGTCGCCCTGCTTGCTTCGCACGCAGTCGGCGAAGATTCGCTGGAAGGCCGTGCCGGTCCGCGCCACGACTTCGGGCGGCAGAAGGTTCCGCAGCACGAGGCAGCCGGCAGTGTGCAGCAGCAGCGCCGCGCGGGAATGCTGCTCGGGCCGCAGCCGTCCCGCGACACGTTCCTCATCCGACACCGTGAGGGTCAACCCTTCCATTCCGCCGTTTCCGTTCGCGGCCCCGATGCGTCACTCTGGCATGCCGGAGCGACCCGGTGAAGGCGGTCCCCGGCGAGATCGATCTGTCGGTGGTGGTGACGCTGATGGACAGCCGCGGGCAGGTCGAAGAATGCCTGTCGAGCTGGACCCGAGGCCAGACCCTCGGCCGCGACCGCTACGAGGTCATCGTGGTGGCGTCCGGTCGGGAGCCCGAAATCGAGGCGGTGGCACGGGGCCTACTGACAACGGGCGACTCATTGCTGCGGTTCGAGGCGCCGAACGAGCTGGCGCTGCATGATTTCGGCGCGAGGAAGGCGCGCGGCCGATGGCTCCTCTTCACCGAAGCCCATTGTCAGGCCGATCCAGGCTGCCTGGCGGCCCTCCTGGCCTATCTGCAGACCCACGCGGACCGCTATGCCGGCGCCTGCATCCGGACGACCAGCGACGGCAGCGCCGATCCAATCGCCCGCCTCGAGGAACGATGGTACCAGGAGGGCTTCGCCGCCTGGTCGCAAGAAGCGGATTGGCGCAAATTCACAATTCGTGGGACGGCGGTGCTTCGCGAGGCCTACGCCAACGTCGGCGGCTTTAAAGTCGAGCATGGTTGTTTCGCGGAAGTCCTCCTGGCGGCCGAGCTCGACGCGGCCGGCTACCGGCTCGGCTACGCGCCGGCCGCCTCCGTCAAGCATTACAACTCCACCCGGATCGGCGAGCTTCTCGCTTATGTGCGGGAGTATCGCGAAGGCGAAGTGGCCTTTCGGTTCCGGAACGCTTCCGGAGGGCTCGGGCGCTATTTCGGCTGGAGCGGGTCCTGGCAGGAACAGAAGCCCGCCGATCGGGCGCGGGCACTCGCCTGTGCAGCCCGAAGCCTGTCGCGGGCCATGGTTCGTCCCTGGCGGCCGGGCGCGGCGGCGAAGGCCCGGGCTGCGCTGGATGCGCTGCTTCGGTTCCCGATCGACAGGCTGTCGGGGGGACGGGCCGGCCTGCTGCAGGCAGGTCTCGCCTATGCCGGAGCCCGCCTCGCCTTTGCGTGGCCTGGGGCCGATTTCGAGCGGCGCTATCGCCGCTACTGCAGGCTCTGGGATGCTGCCGGCGAGCTGGCCAGACGGCTTGCGCTGCGGCGGCAGAGTCTGAATGTGTCGTCAACGAGCCCAATGCCGACTTCGGCAACGCTCGATTATCGCCCCGGGGAAATGCCGTCCGACGGTCTGATCGGCTTTCATGCCCCCGAGCAGTTCGAGGGCCGGCGATTTCGCTGGAGCTCGCCCCTGGCGCTTATCCGGCTGAAGCTGCCCCCCGGCCCCTATTCAATTCGCCTGGATCTGGGAGGCCCCGGTGCGGGATTGGCATCTGAATTTGTCGATCTCTATCTCGATGGCCGCCTGTTGCGGCGCGAAGGTCGCGCCAAAGCTGCCCAAGGCCTCTATCTCGCCGGCCCCGGAGAGTTCCGGACCCGGCCGCCAGAGAACCTGATTCTCGTGAGCGGCCGTATCCGCGCCGGAAGCCCCGAGATTCGGGCGTTAGGCGTCCCGGTATTCGGAATCGAGTTCCTGCCGGCGACAGCTTCCGGTGCCATGGGCGAGACCGGTCGGGCACCCGAATGAGGACACATCACTCGGCGGATTGGGGCCTGGGAAGCTGAAACGTCCGGGACGCCGCTTGTTGCAGCCGATGCACTCGGTCCCGCAGAACATGGCGCAACAAATAGGGCCGGATGCCACGGGAGATTTCCTCTGCCGTGGGAACGACGCCGAAGCAGCGCTCGCGAATGCGGTGCATTTCGGCCTGGCCCATCGCCCAATTCGCCTGGGTCTTTTGCGCCGCATGCACGCGGAAGCAGCCGAGAAATCGCGGAACATGCCGGATCGTGAAGCCGGCGGCCTGGGCCCGGAGAAGAAAGTCCCAGTCGAGCGCGTAGGAGAACGACGTATCGAGGGGGCCGATGGCGCTCCAGACCCTGCGGCGCCAGAACAGCGTCTCCTGCGGGACATAGTCGACGAATTTCAGCGCCTCCGGATCGTGGGCCGGCAACAGCCAGCGCCCGATCTCGAAGCCGGCGCCATCGATCAGGAGCCGGTCGCCATAGACCATGTCGACGGTCGGATGGGCCGCGAAATAATCGGCCACATAGGCGAGCGACCCCGGCAAGAGCAGATCGTCGCTGTTGATCCACGCCATGATCTCGCCGGGAATGAGCGCGAAGCCACGATTGATGGCGTCCGCCTGGCCGGCATCCGGTCCGCTCGTCCAAGTGAGCCGATCGCCATGAGCCTCCAACGTCGACAGCGTTCCATCTTCCGAGCCCCCGTCCAGCACCATGTAGGCGAGGCGCGGATAACCCTGCCCCAGCACGCTGGCGAGCGTCTGGCCCAGGAACTGGTTCTGATTGAGCGTCGGCGTGACGATCGCGACGGCCGGCGCCGCCGCCGGCGACTGCTTCAAGCGATAGCCGGGCCCCGAAGGCAGCGGCCGCGGCCGATATTGCGGATCCAATCGACCGATGCCGGGCTGCAACAGGCGCCGCGCGGTTCTGCGAAGGAATCGCACGGGAAAGGCGAGCAGGCTGCGAGCGGTTCGGCGCCGCGGCCTCGCCATCGCCACCGACGCCTCCGCCGAAGCGCCGGAAAGACGCGAAGCCTCGACGAGCCGATTGCTCCCGCTTTCCGTCGATGGCGCGGCGTTTTCGAGGCTTTCGCTCATCGCTTGAGACTATCAGAACCCGTCATGACCCGGCCGCCAATATTGCGGGCCGGATTTCCGATGCCAGCCTGCGTCAAGTTCTCCGGATCTTCCAGGGGCGGCAGAGACCTCCTGGGTTGCCTCAGCTGCCATACATATGCACGCCCAGAATGTAGCGGGCGCCCCTGGTGACGGGCATCACCTCATGCAGGAGCGTGGCGGACCACACGACGGCGGTGCCGCGCTCGACCTCGTAATAGTGATCGCCATATTCGCGGAAGCGCAACGCCCCGCCTTCATAGTCGCCGGCATTGAGATTGATGGTCATGGTGAAGCGGCGATGCGCGGTTTCCTTGGTCGCGTTGTCGCGGTGGGGATGGAGCACCCCGCCCGACGCCGAATCGTAGCGGGCGATGCGGTAATCCTCGCGCTGGCCGACGCGCGTCTGGAACGCCTTGCGGATCTCGCGCGCGACGCGGCGGTTGAAACAGCGGTCGAGGAACTGCTGGACAGCCGGTTCGCGCACCACATACTCGGTGAGCTGGCCGTAGCTGCCGGCATGATCGACCTTGAAGTCGCCCGGTTCCTTGTCATGGCCTTCGCTGCGGAAGCCATCCGACTGCCACACCGTCACCGGCCGATGGAACAGCTCGACCAGCCGGGCGCAGTCGGTCTCCTCCAGCACCCGCGGCAGCAGCAGGATCGGCGCCTGCGCCTGCACGCGCAGCCCGCGCGGCGGGAAATTCGCGCGCAGCCAGGCGAGCGCGGCTTCGGCCAGCGCCGCGGCCGTGGCGGCGTGCAGGATGCGGGCGATCCGATGATTGCGATCGAGGATGACCGCGAGCGGCGCCGACGCAACGCCATAGCTCGCATGGATGTTGCCGTCGGGATCGCTCAGCAGCTTGAAGGACAGCCCCAGGGCCGCATGAAGCGCGCGGTTCGCCTCGGGGGCTTCCCGGCTGACGGCGAAGACGAGAGCGTCGAGCGCTGTGAAGTCCCCGCCCCGATCGCGAAAGGCGATCAGCGTCTCCTGGAGGGAACCGTCGCCAGGGGGACCGAAGAGCAGGACGAGCGGCCGGCCCATCACGAGATCCGCCCGGCTGAAGACGGGAGTGCCGGTTTCGTCCAGGGCCCCCACGGGCGGCGCGGGATCGCCCGCCTCGAGCGGCGGGATGCCGGGCGGCGAGGCCGGCGCGCGATTCAATGAACTTGCGGCATCCTCCAAGAGACACCTGTCCCAAATCGACTTGGTCCGGCAATCGGTGACGGCAGTGGAAATCGGCGCCGCCGGCGTCCGGCAGTCCGGCCACCCGTCGCGGCAATTTCTGCTGTGAATTATTTCTTACCGGCGTCCGCCGGACATCGCCCCTCGGGCGAAGATTGCTACCAAAGCCGGCCCTTCACAAGAGCGAGCCCTGGCCGGAGGACGTGTTCTCCCGAAAGAGTCTGGCCCCCCGCTCCGCGACCGCCGGGAAGATTCTTGCCGCGCCGGGGCGAGGCGGCCCGGTCCCCTATCTCCTTGTGCCGGCGCCACGAATGCCGCCACGGCGGTCGGAACCTGTCGCTCCGCCGGGCCGTTTACCGCTATGCTCCCTGCACACCACCGGCAAGGCATCCGAGGCCCATGACCGTCGCGGCCCGGCACATCTGGCGCATCCTCAGGTCGGCCACGGTCGGCTGGCACGAAGACCGCTGCCCCTCCATGGGGGCCGCCGTCGCCTATTACACGGCGTTCGCGCTGGTTCCGCTCCTGATCCTCGCCATCGGCGTCGCCGGCCTCTTCTTCAGCCGCGAAGCCGCCCAGGGGGCCATCCTCGCGGAGGTGAACGGCCTGATCGGGCAAAGCGCCGCCGCGGCCCTGCAGGCCCTGATCATGAGCGCCAGCGGGACGCGATCCGGCATCCTGACGGCGCTGATCGGGTTCGTCGCGCTGATCTTCGCCGCCACGGGAGCCGTCGGGGAGATCCAATCCGCGCTCAATGTCATCTGGAAGACGCCGCCGCTGAAGGACCGCGCGATCATGGTCCTGGTCCGCCGGCGGCTGCTCAGCCTGGCGCTGATCGCGGTGATGGGCTTTCTGCTGATGGCATCGCTGGCGGTGAGCGCGGTCCTCGCGGCCTCGAGCGCCTATCTCGCCAGCGTCTTTCCGATGCTGGACGCCCTGCTATGGGTCTTGAGCTTCGTCTTCTCGCTGATCGTGATGACGCTGCTCTTCGCCATGGTCTTCAAGATCCTGCCGGACGCGCCCATCGCCTGGCGCGATGTCTGGATCGGCGCGATAACGACGGCCTTGCTCTTCACCGTGGGCAAGTTCGTCATCGGCGTCTATATCGGCACCAGCAATTTCGCCGCGAGCTACGGCGCGGCGGGGGCCTTCGTCGTCATCCTGCTCTGGGTCAATTATACCGCGCAGATCCTGCTGTTCGGCGCCGAGATCACGCGCGCCCAGGCCGAGCATCTGGACGAGTGGCGTGCGCGCAAGGGCGCCCGGCCGCATCGTCCGGAAGGCTCGGGCGAGGAGATCCCGGCGCGCGCCAACCGGCCGCCGGGCCCGTGAGATTTCCCCCGGATTCGAGGCAGACGCCGTTCCTGCATTGCTTCTTTGAGATGGGCGACGGCGGTCGCCTCGCCTTCTTCCAGTTCCTCCCCGGGGCCACGGGGCCCGCGACCAACCTGCCGCCGGACGGGATCGACCATCATGTCGCGATGGCGGTGTCCGATTTCGACGACATCGCGACCTTGAAGACGCGATTCGACGTGCCGGAAATCGGGAATTGCGGCATCGATCACGGATTCTGCTATTCGCTCTATGTGCGCGGCTCGGACCGCATGCTGGTCGAGTTCGCCAGCGATGCGGAGAACGAGCTCGAGATCAACGAGGCGGCGGCCGCGGCCGCGCATGACGAGCTCGCGAAATGGAGCCGCAAGGACTATGCGGTCAACAATCTCAAGCGGGGCAGCCGGCGCTTCGCGCTGCCGACCTCGCCTCTCGATGAGATCCTCCAGGTGATCCGCGGCGATCGCGTGAAGCAGCCCCTCGGACGTCCGTGATCGTCCCGCGCCGGGGCGCTTTGCCATACCCGACCCGTCCGAAGGCTGCCGGGGTGTCCATCGGGAGAACCGGTGGACACCCTATCTTTCTGTCGGGGAAGGGCCCGAAGCCTAAGCGGCGCGTCGTGCGCCCGAGCGGGCGCTTCGGCTCCGTCGCCGCACCACGATCACCGGTGCCTTGACGACCGGCGCCGCAGGGATCGTCGCCATCATCCCGACGCGTCCCTCGAAGGGCACCAGTTTCTCGCCCGAGGATTCCAGCGCCGCCAGATGGCGGATGCGGATCTTCGTGACCCGCTCGACGCCGTCGCGCGAGACGCGCAGCAGGTCGCCTTCCTCCGTCAGCGTGGCCGTGCGGGCACCGCATTCCTGCGCCAGCGCCCCATGCGCGACGAGGTGATCCGCCTCGCCGTGAACGGGGATCGCGAATTGCGGGCGGATCAGCTCATACATGGTCTTGAGCTCGCCGCGCGAGGCATGGCCGGTGACATGAAGCGGCTTCTCGTCATCGAGGCCCATCAGCACCTCGACATGGCGCGCCCGGAACAGCTTCATCACCTCTTCGATCGCGGCCTCGTTGCCGGGAATGGCCCGGGCCGAGTGGATGACCGTATCGCCGGGACCGATCTCCGGCAGGCGCCAGCTTTCGCCGCGCGCCAGCTTGGCGAGGGCCGCGCGCTCCTCGCCCTGCGTGCCGGTGCAGACCAGCAGGATCTCATGCGGATCGAGACCCTTGAGATGGCGGCTGTCCGAGAGGATCGTGTGGCGATGGTCGAGCAGCCCGACCTCGGTTCCCGCCGCCTCCGCCTTCTCCAGCGAGCGGCCGGCGAGCGCCACCTTGCGGCCCGACATCTTGGCGGCATGGCAGATCGCCGTCAGCCGCGCCAGGTTGGTCGCGAAGCAAGAGATCGCGATCTTGCCGCGGCGCGTCCGGAACACCTCCGCCAGATTGGCCGCCACCTCGGATTCCGAGCTGATGCCGGCATCGCGCTCGGCATTGGTACTGTCGCAGAGCATGGCCAGCACGCCCCGGTCGCCGACGCGCCTCAGCCGCGCGAAGTCGGTCGGGTCGCCGAGCAGGGGATCGGGATCGAACTTCCAGTCGCCGGTGTGGAAGATCCGGCCGGCCCTGGTCTCGATCGCCATGGCGACGCATTCCGGCACCGAATGGGTGATGGGCACCGTCTCGATCGAGAAGGGCCCGACCTTGAAGCTGTCGCCGGGCTTGAAGATCTTGAATCTGGCTTTGCCTTGCGCGCCCTTCTCGGCCAGGCGGCCTTTGAGCAGCGTGGCGGCGAAGGGGGTCGCGAAGATCGGGCAGTCGATCCGCGGCCAGAGATGGTGGATGGCGCCGATATGGTCTTCATGCGCATGGGTGACAAGCAGGCCATCGAGGCGCGGCAGGACATCGCGCAGGGAGCGCGGGTCCGGCATGAAGGCGCCATTCTCGTCGGGACTCTTGACGAAGGCCGACCCCGCATCGACCAGGATCCAGCGGCCGGCATGGCCATAGAGGGTCCAGTTCATGCCGATACGGCCGACCCCGCCCACGGGACAGACGAGAATGCTGTCGTCCGTCGGCAGCGGAAACTTCTGCGGCAGAGGGGATTCTTTGAGAGGAGTCGGGGTCGAACCCCGGTTTTTCGTGACGTCGGTTCTTGAAGATCGCCGATCGTCCGAGGCGCCGATTTTGCGGGCGCCCGTGTTTTTACGTTGCATCTGCTCGTCGATATAGCGGTTAAGTGCCTGGAATTCAAGCCCTGCGGCCCCCGGAGCTGCCGGGTTTCAGGCAGAAACGCGCCTGCAAGAGGCCCCTAAGGACCGCGTTTCGCTAAGAAAAAGCGGAACCGGGCCGTGTTTTGTGGCGTTTTGCCGCAAAGAACGCGTGTGACGGCTTCATTTTACGGGCACACTCGGTCCCGCTGATGACTGGCCTCAGATCTCCAGCAGCGTTGGCTCGATCCACAAGACCCCCAAAAGGCGCGACCGGCGATGCGATTCCAGACCCTGCCCAACGACTGTCGCCCCGAATGATTGCGGGCGCCCGGCCACTCACCGCCTCACCCCCCTCGAGATCACAGAAAGTATCCCGGCGTTCGGCTTAGCCCAGACGACGGATCATTCATCGATGAAGTTGTTCCGATGGGCGCTCGTCGCAGCGTCCCTTTCTGCCCTCAGCCTGCTCGTCCTGTGGACTCCAGCGCCGGCCCTGGCCGACGACAGCTGGTGGAAGTCGGGCTGGGCCGTCACCGGTTTCGGCGGCGTCCTCACCACGAACATGTCGAGCGACCTCTGGCTCAGGGGCCAGGTCGACTTCTCCGAGGACATCCTCTTCGGCGTCGGCCTGTCGAAGGTCTTGTACACCACCGGCGAGGATTTCAATTTCGAGTTCGAGCAGCAGGCGGTGAAGCATTTCCAGGGCCAGGACAATTGGGAGTTCAACAGCGTCCTGCTGCTGCGCTGGAACACCTTTCCCTGGGACTCCTTCATCGACACCTCGATCGCCGTCGGCGACGGCATCTCGGTCGCGTCCGAGACGCCGAAGCTCGAAGCCCAGCGCTACGGCTATGCCGAGGCCAGCGCCGTCCTGAATTTCGTCATGGCAGAGTTCACCTTCGCGCTGCCCTCGGCGCCGAATCCGGCGCTGGTGATGCGCATGCAGCACCGCTCCGGCGCCTTCGGCCTCATCAACGACACCTACGACGCCTCGACCGATTTCGTCTGGGGCTTGAAATACCGCTTCTAGCCGTGCCTGCGCGCCGCCGACCGTGAAAGCCGCCGCGTCGGGGGCGAGGAAAACGAGAGAGCGGCCTCCGGCCTTCAGGGCTCCCGCCCGATCCTGCCGGCGCCGTGACGTCGGAAGCGGCCGGCCTCAATAGACCGACGGGACATGCATCTCCTTCGGCACCGGCCCGCGGTGATAGTCGGGATTGCGGACCCGTTCCGGCAGGACGACCGGCGCATGCCGGACCTCGCCATAGGGGATCAGGCTCAGCAGGTGATGGATGCAGTTGAGGCGCGCGCGCTTCTTGTCGACCGCCTCGACCACCCACCAGGGGGCCTCGGGGATGTGGGTGCGCTCCAGCATCGCCTCCTTGGCCTTGGTGTATTGCTCCCAGCGCCGGCGCGATTCCAGATCCATGGGCGAGAGCTTCCACTGCTTGATCGGATCCTGGATACGCATCTGGAAGCGCAGATGCTGCTCCTCGTCGGTGATCGAGAACCAGTATTTGGCCAGGACGATGCCGGAGCGGATCAGCATCTTCTCGAACTCGGGCACGGTCCGGAAGAACTCCTCGACGTCGTTCTCGTCGCAGAAGCCCATCACCCGCTCGACGCCGGCGCGGTTGTACCAGCTGCGGTCGAACAGCACGATCTCGCCGCCGGCCGGCAGATGCGAGACATAGCGCTGGAAATACCACTGGCTGCGCTCGCGCTCGTTGGGCGCGGGCAAAGCCGCCACGCGGCAGACGCGCGGATTGAGGCGCTGGGTGATGCGCTTGATGACGCCGCCCTTGCCGGCCGCGTCGCGGCCCTCGAACAGCACGACGAGCTTCAGTTTCTGGTCCTGGACCCAGTCCTGCAGCTTCACCAGCTCGCTCTGGAGCCGGAACAGCTCCTTGAAATAGAGATGACGGTCGAGATCCGCGCCGTCGGCGCCGTTCGGTTCCGCACCCTCCGAGATGCCCTTCAGCAGCCGGTCCAGCCGGCCGTCGTCGAGCTC
The nucleotide sequence above comes from Hypericibacter terrae. Encoded proteins:
- a CDS encoding 2OG-Fe(II) oxygenase, whose protein sequence is MNRAPASPPGIPPLEAGDPAPPVGALDETGTPVFSRADLVMGRPLVLLFGPPGDGSLQETLIAFRDRGGDFTALDALVFAVSREAPEANRALHAALGLSFKLLSDPDGNIHASYGVASAPLAVILDRNHRIARILHAATAAALAEAALAWLRANFPPRGLRVQAQAPILLLPRVLEETDCARLVELFHRPVTVWQSDGFRSEGHDKEPGDFKVDHAGSYGQLTEYVVREPAVQQFLDRCFNRRVAREIRKAFQTRVGQREDYRIARYDSASGGVLHPHRDNATKETAHRRFTMTINLNAGDYEGGALRFREYGDHYYEVERGTAVVWSATLLHEVMPVTRGARYILGVHMYGS
- a CDS encoding glycosyltransferase family 2 protein, translating into MRVSIVIACLNGGAVLARCLDSIAGQTFTDIEVIVADGASSDGSTEILHRYSEAFGAALVWFSEPDRGIADAWNKAVVRATGDWLLFIGSDDALASPTVIADAVSRLALADQDCRIAYGRVLLVDDAGRVQEILGRSWSARDFRSCRFNLPHQGVFHRRVLFEGGARFDTSYSIVSDFDFLLRELMFAEPMDIGDLVVCRMRVGGISNRPQWAPRGIAEQIRLYRSHVGGMSPILYWDMAKAWIKVALWLLGGDALVSSARGIYRGRSLRAIRPPVRKES
- a CDS encoding phytanoyl-CoA dioxygenase family protein; the encoded protein is MEGLTLTVSDEERVAGRLRPEQHSRAALLLHTAGCLVLRNLLPPEVVARTGTAFQRIFADCVRSKQGDSWYQVSAQERAVFWERAARWRIFPKLRPPFDSEMLLANPLITPLLEELIGKDFFCKFVSSDSCIRGSMLQAPHRELSAAGVAEPCAYILNVPLTPCGLDNGPLEVWPTGTHLWQPAMLARYGLSDDMQDGANPVMEAFARHFPSTRIVLEPGSVLIRDPGMLHRGTPNQTDEPRTMLTICYLRRGHSHDYGDARFNLDESLRDALPSAVRRLFAGADLRPAAAAEAVSRRRRRWPWRPGLPHQARTDSK
- a CDS encoding glycosyltransferase, with amino-acid sequence MPPYREIDDRPADMDFSVLICTYNRAELLSAALEHIAAQSVPTGLRWEVVVVDNNCSDHTADVVRRFASDPRIPALRYVQEGRQGIAFARMRSFREGRGHLMGCVDDDCRIAPDWIAQALAFGRSHPRAGAFGGRNLILWEKPPPVVAELYGESLGRQDLGDLALCLAPSGRTCLVGAGLVVRRAALLESGWLESRVLVGRCGEELGAGEDAEIYFRIRNAGWECWYLPHLRLGHFIPERRTTPHYLQRLHRGFGEAEAFLLTLSRTPAPTLRDRFSAARWSLAELGRVLVRWPRGWLAYENERPTWEIRIHYACGCLKGALRYLLSVRA
- a CDS encoding glycosyltransferase family 2 protein, which translates into the protein MARPRRRTARSLLAFPVRFLRRTARRLLQPGIGRLDPQYRPRPLPSGPGYRLKQSPAAAPAVAIVTPTLNQNQFLGQTLASVLGQGYPRLAYMVLDGGSEDGTLSTLEAHGDRLTWTSGPDAGQADAINRGFALIPGEIMAWINSDDLLLPGSLAYVADYFAAHPTVDMVYGDRLLIDGAGFEIGRWLLPAHDPEALKFVDYVPQETLFWRRRVWSAIGPLDTSFSYALDWDFLLRAQAAGFTIRHVPRFLGCFRVHAAQKTQANWAMGQAEMHRIRERCFGVVPTAEEISRGIRPYLLRHVLRDRVHRLQQAASRTFQLPRPQSAE
- a CDS encoding glycosyltransferase family 2 protein, translating into MKAVPGEIDLSVVVTLMDSRGQVEECLSSWTRGQTLGRDRYEVIVVASGREPEIEAVARGLLTTGDSLLRFEAPNELALHDFGARKARGRWLLFTEAHCQADPGCLAALLAYLQTHADRYAGACIRTTSDGSADPIARLEERWYQEGFAAWSQEADWRKFTIRGTAVLREAYANVGGFKVEHGCFAEVLLAAELDAAGYRLGYAPAASVKHYNSTRIGELLAYVREYREGEVAFRFRNASGGLGRYFGWSGSWQEQKPADRARALACAARSLSRAMVRPWRPGAAAKARAALDALLRFPIDRLSGGRAGLLQAGLAYAGARLAFAWPGADFERRYRRYCRLWDAAGELARRLALRRQSLNVSSTSPMPTSATLDYRPGEMPSDGLIGFHAPEQFEGRRFRWSSPLALIRLKLPPGPYSIRLDLGGPGAGLASEFVDLYLDGRLLRREGRAKAAQGLYLAGPGEFRTRPPENLILVSGRIRAGSPEIRALGVPVFGIEFLPATASGAMGETGRAPE